One genomic segment of Paenibacillus durus includes these proteins:
- a CDS encoding cache domain-containing sensor histidine kinase: MRNGIAGWFGRLPIRRKIVLIFLPLIIFPLLALGLLSGEMFSRSVIEKTKNNVRDESRLILSQMDSIVKNTESSANIMTTDINRLYDERSASLEAIEEEKFSNLMESRLSIDLVLFPDADSAVFVDVHGRVYSSYPPQESRDRKVLYSGLPEQVKRMGSYGVGRWLPVARRDYMVSDPAVPVLTLGKIVFDLDSGSQLGTLFVNVRETTFASILQVMGENSASKQYYIVDGAGRIVSSPNEQLLLTPFAANVSPGLLERETPISDIVGSGEGSKLVTVTAYDRLNWKLVNMVSLQTLNGDIRRNFALTFAFGALCLLLSLLLAGKLSHIIVNPLLQVTKAMRKVKEGDLNVTSPVTTEDETGLIASVFNSMVQQIKELLNTITEEQGRKREYELALIHAQIKPHFLYNTLDTIYVLNDLGLNEEARDTTKALADFYRVVLSKGSELISLAGEIGNVRDYLNIMQIRNPDVLRYEIDIPQELEKVPVPKLSLQPLVENAIYHGLKTKGSQGLIVIRARREGGDVAISVEDNGVGMLPEQVQRITQFTSGKGRPASIGIYSVYERIKLYFGEPYGLTVRSKPGEGTVMEMKIPGKKGEDGNV, translated from the coding sequence ATGCGAAACGGTATAGCGGGGTGGTTCGGGAGACTGCCGATCCGCCGAAAGATCGTGCTTATTTTTTTGCCGCTGATCATCTTTCCGCTGCTGGCGCTTGGTCTGTTGTCCGGCGAAATGTTCAGCCGCTCGGTGATTGAGAAGACGAAGAACAATGTCCGGGACGAGTCCCGGCTCATTCTCTCGCAGATGGATTCTATCGTGAAAAATACGGAGAGCAGCGCCAATATCATGACGACCGATATCAACCGTCTGTATGATGAACGCTCGGCTTCGCTCGAGGCGATCGAAGAGGAAAAATTCAGTAATCTGATGGAGAGCCGTCTTTCGATTGACCTTGTGCTGTTTCCCGATGCGGACTCGGCCGTATTCGTCGATGTGCACGGAAGGGTGTACTCGTCCTATCCTCCCCAGGAGAGCCGGGATAGGAAGGTATTGTACAGCGGCCTGCCGGAACAAGTTAAACGGATGGGCAGCTACGGCGTGGGCCGCTGGCTGCCGGTGGCACGGCGGGATTATATGGTCAGCGACCCCGCTGTTCCGGTGCTGACGCTGGGTAAAATCGTATTCGACCTGGATTCCGGCAGCCAGCTCGGCACACTGTTTGTCAATGTCAGGGAGACGACCTTCGCTTCGATTCTGCAGGTCATGGGCGAGAACTCGGCTTCCAAGCAGTATTATATTGTGGACGGCGCTGGCAGAATCGTTTCTTCGCCGAATGAACAGCTGCTGCTGACGCCGTTCGCGGCTAACGTATCTCCGGGTCTTCTGGAGCGAGAAACCCCGATTTCCGACATTGTTGGCTCGGGAGAAGGGAGCAAATTGGTAACGGTTACCGCTTATGACAGGTTGAACTGGAAGCTGGTGAACATGGTTTCGCTGCAAACGCTTAACGGCGATATCCGCCGGAATTTTGCCCTGACTTTCGCATTCGGCGCTTTATGCCTGCTGCTGTCGCTGCTGCTCGCGGGGAAGCTGTCCCACATCATTGTGAACCCCTTGCTCCAGGTAACAAAGGCGATGCGGAAGGTGAAGGAAGGCGACCTGAATGTCACCTCGCCGGTGACGACGGAAGACGAAACGGGACTAATCGCCTCGGTCTTTAATTCAATGGTGCAGCAGATTAAGGAACTGCTTAATACCATAACCGAGGAACAGGGCCGCAAGCGGGAGTATGAGCTGGCCCTGATTCACGCGCAGATCAAGCCCCATTTTTTATATAATACGCTGGATACGATTTATGTTCTTAACGATTTAGGGCTGAACGAGGAGGCCCGGGATACGACCAAGGCGCTGGCTGATTTCTACCGGGTAGTGCTGAGCAAGGGAAGTGAATTGATTTCGCTTGCCGGCGAAATCGGCAATGTCCGGGATTACCTGAACATCATGCAGATTCGAAATCCCGACGTGCTGCGCTATGAAATCGATATTCCGCAGGAACTGGAGAAAGTGCCCGTTCCCAAGCTGTCTCTTCAGCCGCTGGTGGAGAATGCCATTTACCATGGTCTGAAAACGAAAGGAAGCCAGGGATTGATTGTCATCCGGGCAAGAAGAGAAGGCGGCGATGTGGCGATTTCCGTGGAAGATAACGGAGTCGGGATGCTGCCGGAGCAGGTGCAGCGGATTACGCAGTTTACCTCCGGAAAGGGCAGGCCCGCATCCATCGGCATATACAGCGTATACGAGCGTATCAAGCTCTATTTCGGCGAGCCGTACGGACTGACGGTCCGCAGCAAGCCGGGAGAAGGGACGGTAATGGAAATGAAGATACCCGGGAAGAAGGGGGAAGACGGGAATGTATAA
- a CDS encoding response regulator, whose amino-acid sequence MYKVMIADDEPLFRYYMRSKLDWSGQGFTICCEAANGREALEEAKRYVPDLALIDISMPYMNGLELAEKLKVNVPGLLIVFVTGHNEFEYAQKALRLGVHDYLLKPFDQREFVSMMEKVRATLRLREEAALLKREAGGNEGPWRTIVEQAAQKARALFNESSALSEQGAPLVGHELHPGTHETLLMALKMRDHEAAMDEIGQTIALFRVRRTGDRFAFTVLMSYVSLCLSYAGGIGMNPESLWKPAASPEQRLREMVSWEETEGWISGMYHKVIEYRPDGRPSKSYNLFLAAKDYIHRHYSDPELTVDQVASGMYVDSSYLRKVFRKEGAIAVLDYITYIRMKQAKELLAEGNVKLAEIAERVGYADPNYFSKSFKKHYGMPPSEFEQREIRIRQTGK is encoded by the coding sequence ATGTATAAGGTGATGATAGCCGACGATGAGCCGCTGTTCCGTTATTACATGCGCAGCAAGCTGGATTGGAGCGGACAAGGATTTACGATCTGCTGCGAAGCCGCCAACGGCCGGGAAGCGCTGGAGGAGGCGAAACGGTATGTGCCCGATTTGGCGCTGATCGACATCAGCATGCCTTATATGAACGGTCTGGAGCTGGCCGAGAAGCTGAAGGTGAATGTGCCCGGACTGCTGATTGTGTTCGTAACCGGCCATAACGAATTTGAATATGCGCAGAAGGCGCTCCGGCTGGGGGTCCACGATTATCTGCTCAAGCCGTTCGACCAGCGGGAGTTCGTGTCCATGATGGAAAAAGTAAGAGCAACCCTGCGCCTTCGCGAGGAAGCCGCCCTGCTGAAGCGCGAAGCCGGCGGAAATGAGGGGCCTTGGCGAACCATTGTGGAGCAGGCGGCGCAGAAGGCCCGGGCGCTCTTCAATGAATCCTCAGCGCTTTCCGAACAAGGGGCGCCGCTAGTAGGGCATGAACTTCATCCGGGAACCCATGAAACGCTGCTGATGGCGCTGAAGATGCGCGATCATGAGGCAGCAATGGATGAAATCGGCCAGACAATCGCCCTGTTTCGGGTTCGGCGTACCGGGGACCGGTTTGCTTTTACCGTTCTCATGAGCTATGTCTCGCTGTGTCTGTCCTATGCCGGCGGAATAGGAATGAACCCGGAGAGCCTGTGGAAGCCGGCGGCTTCACCGGAGCAGCGTCTTCGGGAAATGGTCTCCTGGGAGGAGACAGAGGGCTGGATTTCCGGAATGTACCATAAGGTGATCGAGTACAGGCCGGACGGTCGTCCGTCCAAATCGTATAATCTATTTCTGGCCGCCAAAGATTATATTCATAGGCACTACTCCGATCCGGAGCTGACAGTGGATCAGGTTGCAAGCGGCATGTATGTCGATTCCAGCTATTTGCGCAAGGTGTTCCGCAAGGAAGGAGCCATTGCCGTCCTCGATTACATCACCTATATACGGATGAAGCAGGCCAAAGAGCTGTTGGCCGAAGGCAACGTCAAGCTGGCGGAAATCGCTGAAAGGGTGGGTTACGCCGACCCGAATTATTTCAGCAAAAGCTTTAAAAAGCATTATGGCATGCCGCCGTCCGAGTTCGAGCAGCGGGAAATTCGTATTCGGCAGACCGGAAAATAG
- a CDS encoding ABC transporter substrate-binding protein has translation MKRKYMKALSVLAALSLTISLTACGGKNSDNSASSGNSGAANDGTKKIQIKVYAQHFDEDTARPFDYAVEELKKEMPNVEIVLDEAVQDGYQKLKTYAATGNMPDIYETDWTTLQTFAKSKNVELLDSYPDTADFKSKLNTGLESRLTAPDGHVYAFPYTGIEFQLIYYNKDIFQKAGIQTPIKTVDQLADAAKKLSAAGYTPMAIFAKEKWITTAFYAGLVTRKDAKGFGDLEAGKPAALPTAFVTAAEQMKKLQEAGLFDANATNTNYDQASSQFYSGKAAMFINGQWEIYSSTEKLGDKVDWMYTPAKDEATYDSSKGFINGAGSPGGFSVSPSSKNKETAVKVASFLAQKYSEYKYTVLGSPIVSVKVDKPMTGEVPPMMKRIADEVLPNVKSYATAVNNVQIKNVIDDNTQNMMVSGFTVKQFADNVNRILAKENK, from the coding sequence ATGAAACGGAAATATATGAAAGCGCTTAGTGTGCTTGCTGCTCTGTCCCTGACGATCTCGCTGACCGCTTGCGGAGGGAAGAATTCGGACAATTCAGCCTCCTCCGGAAACAGCGGCGCAGCGAACGACGGAACGAAGAAAATTCAAATCAAGGTATATGCGCAGCATTTTGACGAGGATACCGCGAGGCCTTTCGACTATGCGGTGGAAGAGCTGAAGAAAGAAATGCCGAATGTGGAAATAGTGCTGGATGAAGCGGTACAGGACGGATATCAGAAATTGAAAACGTATGCTGCAACCGGTAACATGCCGGATATTTACGAGACGGACTGGACGACGCTCCAAACCTTTGCCAAATCCAAGAACGTAGAGCTGCTCGACAGTTATCCGGATACCGCCGATTTCAAATCCAAGCTGAACACGGGTCTGGAATCCCGGCTTACCGCTCCGGACGGACATGTCTACGCTTTCCCTTATACGGGAATTGAGTTCCAGCTCATTTACTACAACAAGGACATCTTCCAAAAGGCCGGAATTCAGACGCCAATCAAAACAGTTGATCAGTTGGCCGACGCCGCCAAGAAGCTTTCCGCCGCGGGCTACACGCCAATGGCTATATTCGCCAAGGAAAAATGGATTACTACCGCCTTCTACGCTGGATTGGTAACACGGAAAGACGCAAAGGGCTTCGGTGATCTGGAAGCGGGTAAACCAGCCGCACTGCCTACGGCGTTTGTAACGGCAGCCGAGCAAATGAAGAAGCTGCAGGAAGCGGGCCTGTTCGACGCCAACGCCACTAACACCAACTATGACCAGGCTTCATCCCAATTCTATTCGGGTAAAGCGGCCATGTTCATCAACGGACAATGGGAGATCTACAGCAGCACAGAGAAACTGGGCGACAAGGTGGACTGGATGTACACGCCGGCCAAGGATGAGGCGACATACGACAGCAGCAAAGGCTTTATCAACGGTGCAGGCTCTCCCGGCGGATTCTCGGTGTCCCCAAGCAGCAAGAACAAGGAAACCGCCGTTAAAGTGGCAAGCTTCCTTGCGCAAAAATACAGCGAATATAAATATACCGTTCTGGGCAGCCCGATTGTATCCGTCAAAGTGGATAAGCCAATGACCGGCGAAGTGCCTCCTATGATGAAGCGGATTGCCGATGAGGTTCTCCCGAATGTGAAGAGCTATGCGACAGCGGTTAACAATGTGCAGATCAAAAATGTGATCGATGACAATACTCAGAACATGATGGTCAGCGGCTTTACGGTGAAGCAATTTGCAGATAATGTTAACCGCATTCTGGCCAAAGAGAATAAATAA
- a CDS encoding carbohydrate ABC transporter permease: MNRYLSNKKAIALFLLPALLIYSVVIIYPVLQTVYRSFFNWDGLSTATWNGISNYRDLLEDPLLITSLRNGLIFALVLAVFQIGLGTVLALACADPRIKGRKLLKTSYFIPVVLSVTVVCQLWLAMYDPTNGLINRLFNLLHIPYQQNWLTSPTVSIIAIAFVNAWQFMGYQFSLLYAGVKSIPEQYMEAATIDGCSKWMAHRKVTIPLMKETYKFCLIVAITSGIGAFVQMLIMTSGGPGTSNYTLTYMIYRYAFMESNYGYACAVSVVLVSLSLLATVIINKTFDRNEA; encoded by the coding sequence ATGAACAGATATTTAAGCAATAAAAAAGCGATTGCGCTGTTTTTGCTTCCAGCCCTGCTCATCTATAGTGTCGTCATTATTTATCCGGTGCTTCAGACCGTATACCGAAGCTTCTTTAACTGGGACGGGCTGAGCACAGCAACCTGGAACGGGATTTCCAACTATCGGGATCTTCTCGAAGACCCTCTGCTTATTACTTCTCTGCGCAACGGCCTTATTTTCGCGCTTGTGCTTGCGGTGTTTCAGATTGGCCTCGGAACGGTGCTCGCACTGGCCTGCGCCGACCCGCGCATCAAGGGACGCAAATTACTGAAGACGTCTTATTTTATCCCGGTCGTGCTGTCCGTCACCGTTGTCTGCCAATTGTGGCTTGCCATGTACGATCCGACCAATGGGCTGATTAACCGTCTTTTTAACCTGCTTCATATTCCTTACCAGCAGAACTGGCTCACGTCGCCGACCGTTTCCATTATTGCGATTGCGTTCGTCAATGCCTGGCAGTTCATGGGGTATCAGTTCAGCCTTTTGTATGCCGGCGTCAAGTCCATCCCCGAACAGTATATGGAAGCAGCAACGATTGACGGCTGCTCCAAATGGATGGCGCACCGTAAGGTAACGATTCCTCTGATGAAGGAAACCTACAAGTTCTGTCTGATCGTTGCCATTACCTCCGGGATCGGAGCGTTTGTACAAATGCTGATTATGACGAGCGGCGGACCGGGAACGAGCAACTATACCCTGACATACATGATTTACCGCTATGCCTTCATGGAAAGCAACTATGGCTATGCCTGCGCTGTTTCCGTCGTGTTGGTCAGCTTGTCCCTCTTGGCAACGGTAATTATTAACAAGACGTTTGACCGGAACGAAGCGTAA
- a CDS encoding carbohydrate ABC transporter permease — MKKLRAVLIQTPLWIYFVISVYPLVWMISYSLKNNDEIFVTNPFGFPTHFRIENYTAAWSQFNIPRYFMNSFIVSSISTLLIIVLALMFSFAIARMRWKFRESVRLYMTIGMFMPLQVIMIPLAILVRDFHLTNTYGALIVPYVAIGLPFSCLIFYGFMKSIPGELEESACMDGANIYRMFIQIIVPVVTPAIATVAIFQFLSNWNEFMLAYILISDEAMKTLPLGLLFFQGQYSTDWGGMGAVMTIASLPMVIIYLFFSEQVENAMTVGSAVKG, encoded by the coding sequence ATGAAGAAGCTGAGAGCGGTTCTGATTCAGACCCCGCTATGGATATATTTTGTTATTTCCGTCTATCCCCTTGTATGGATGATTTCTTATTCGCTCAAAAACAACGACGAGATTTTCGTCACCAATCCGTTCGGCTTTCCGACGCATTTCAGAATTGAGAATTATACGGCGGCCTGGTCGCAGTTCAATATTCCACGCTATTTTATGAACAGCTTTATCGTCTCATCCATTTCCACGCTGCTGATTATTGTGCTGGCCCTGATGTTCTCGTTCGCCATCGCCCGAATGCGCTGGAAGTTCCGCGAGAGTGTCAGATTGTATATGACGATCGGCATGTTCATGCCGCTTCAGGTCATCATGATTCCTCTAGCTATTCTGGTTCGTGATTTCCATTTGACGAATACCTACGGCGCGCTGATCGTTCCCTATGTCGCCATCGGCCTGCCCTTCTCTTGCCTGATATTCTACGGGTTCATGAAAAGCATCCCCGGCGAGCTGGAGGAATCGGCCTGCATGGACGGTGCGAATATTTACCGGATGTTTATCCAGATCATCGTGCCTGTCGTAACTCCCGCCATCGCGACCGTTGCCATTTTCCAATTCTTAAGCAACTGGAACGAATTCATGCTTGCCTATATTTTGATTTCCGACGAAGCGATGAAGACGCTCCCGCTCGGCCTGCTCTTCTTCCAGGGGCAATACAGCACCGATTGGGGCGGCATGGGCGCGGTCATGACGATTGCGAGCTTGCCGATGGTCATCATCTATCTGTTCTTCAGTGAACAAGTCGAGAATGCTATGACGGTCGGCTCGGCTGTAAAAGGTTGA
- a CDS encoding amidase family protein, translating to MEDLFKIQNFDVEEASIFDLQDAMAHGKTTSRELVFCYLSRIAKYDQDGPQINSIMEINPDAIFIAEALDLERQRKGSRGPLHGIPILVKDNIETGDKMHTSAGALALAQHVSTEDAFLIRRLREAGAVILGKTNMTEWANGVSSTMWAGYSSKGGQVTHPYGEFFTGGSSTGSAAAVAANLAAAAIGTETSASILSPAVQMSIVGIKPTVGLISRSGIIPFSYSQDTAGPMARTVSDAAILLSALVGRDEQDPATGRNESCHTKQDYTAFLDREGLYGARIGVFCEVPEHVRESGEYDEALFNQAVSDLIKAGAEVVEQIDIPSFHGPWQWNKMNLEFKHGIENYLQHLPAHMPIHSLSELIEWNKEHAEKALKYGQDLLEFRERLTDPLKNKDYILESIMDLHLAQNEGIDYAIKRYQLDAIMFPAYIGADICAKAGYPSIAIPAGYRENGRPFGITFAGTAFSEPALIRIAYSFEQRTKHRKKPVL from the coding sequence ATGGAAGATCTTTTTAAGATACAAAACTTCGATGTAGAAGAAGCAAGCATATTCGATTTACAAGACGCGATGGCACATGGAAAGACTACCTCAAGAGAATTAGTGTTTTGTTATTTATCCCGCATCGCAAAGTATGATCAGGATGGTCCTCAGATTAATTCAATAATGGAAATCAATCCCGATGCCATCTTCATTGCAGAGGCGCTTGATTTAGAGCGGCAGCGTAAGGGCAGTAGAGGCCCTCTTCATGGAATTCCGATTCTTGTGAAGGACAATATCGAAACCGGAGACAAGATGCATACTAGCGCGGGAGCGTTAGCACTGGCACAGCATGTAAGCACGGAAGATGCTTTTCTGATCCGGCGGTTAAGAGAAGCAGGAGCTGTCATCTTGGGCAAGACCAATATGACAGAATGGGCCAACGGCGTTTCCTCCACCATGTGGGCAGGATACAGTTCAAAGGGGGGGCAAGTCACGCACCCTTATGGTGAATTTTTCACAGGCGGGTCTAGTACCGGATCGGCGGCTGCGGTTGCGGCGAATCTCGCAGCGGCGGCGATAGGTACAGAAACCTCTGCTTCCATTCTAAGTCCGGCCGTACAAATGTCTATCGTGGGCATTAAGCCGACCGTCGGTTTAATCAGCCGTTCGGGGATCATCCCTTTTTCTTACTCCCAAGATACGGCCGGGCCGATGGCAAGAACGGTTTCGGATGCGGCAATTCTGCTTAGTGCATTAGTTGGGAGGGATGAGCAAGATCCAGCAACTGGGCGGAATGAAAGCTGTCATACCAAGCAGGATTATACCGCATTCCTGGACAGAGAGGGATTATACGGAGCGAGAATCGGAGTCTTTTGTGAAGTGCCTGAACATGTGCGAGAATCTGGCGAGTATGATGAGGCGCTATTTAACCAGGCAGTCTCCGACTTGATTAAAGCAGGAGCGGAAGTAGTGGAACAGATAGATATTCCCTCGTTCCATGGACCATGGCAGTGGAATAAGATGAATCTGGAATTCAAACATGGAATAGAGAATTATCTGCAGCATCTTCCGGCACACATGCCGATCCATTCATTGTCCGAGCTAATCGAATGGAATAAGGAGCATGCTGAAAAAGCTCTAAAATACGGTCAAGATCTATTAGAATTCCGGGAAAGGCTGACCGATCCCCTGAAAAATAAAGATTACATCCTGGAATCCATAATGGATTTGCATCTTGCTCAGAACGAAGGAATCGATTATGCGATAAAACGTTATCAATTAGATGCGATCATGTTTCCTGCTTATATTGGAGCGGATATTTGCGCCAAAGCGGGCTATCCGTCCATTGCCATCCCTGCGGGGTATAGAGAGAACGGCAGACCCTTTGGGATTACTTTTGCTGGAACAGCATTTAGCGAACCTGCCCTAATTCGCATAGCCTATTCTTTTGAGCAAAGAACGAAACATCGCAAAAAGCCTGTGCTGTGA
- a CDS encoding lipoate--protein ligase, producing MLFIDNAGITDPSINLAIEEYALKFLSMDESYLLFYINSPSIIIGKHQNTIEEINQEYVKEHHIKVVRRLSGGGAVYHDLGNLNFSFITKDDGESFHNFLKFTQPVIDYLQSMGVNAELSGRNDLQVGEQKISGNAQFSTRGRMFSHGTLMYDLNLDDVQASLNANPEKFKSKSTKSVRSRVANIKDLLGTDMTIEEFRAGLLRSIFGMEPAEVPQYKLNEEDWVQIHKISAERYQNWDWNYGQSPKSNVKHAVKFPGGIVDIRMELKDARIEEIKIYGDFFGVGDVADVEDALRGKRYEQEEVRQALSRLDLKHYFGRIEPEDVIGLIFLEE from the coding sequence ATGCTCTTTATCGATAATGCCGGAATTACGGACCCGTCCATCAATCTGGCTATTGAGGAATACGCGCTGAAATTTCTGTCCATGGATGAGAGCTATTTGCTGTTTTATATCAACAGCCCGTCCATTATTATCGGCAAGCATCAAAATACAATAGAAGAAATCAATCAGGAATACGTCAAAGAGCATCATATCAAGGTCGTGCGGCGGCTGTCGGGGGGAGGCGCGGTCTATCACGATCTAGGTAACCTGAACTTCAGCTTCATCACTAAAGATGACGGCGAATCGTTTCATAACTTCCTGAAATTCACCCAGCCGGTCATCGATTACTTGCAGAGCATGGGCGTTAACGCGGAGCTGAGCGGACGCAACGATCTTCAGGTTGGTGAGCAAAAAATTTCCGGCAACGCCCAGTTCTCAACCCGGGGGCGCATGTTCAGCCACGGTACGCTGATGTACGACCTGAATCTGGATGACGTGCAGGCGTCGCTGAATGCCAATCCGGAAAAATTCAAGTCCAAGAGCACCAAATCGGTCCGCAGCCGGGTCGCCAATATTAAGGATCTGCTTGGAACGGACATGACCATCGAGGAATTCCGCGCGGGCCTTCTCCGGTCCATCTTCGGGATGGAGCCTGCCGAGGTGCCGCAGTACAAGCTTAATGAGGAGGATTGGGTTCAAATCCATAAGATCTCGGCGGAGCGGTATCAGAACTGGGATTGGAACTACGGCCAGTCGCCGAAGAGCAATGTGAAGCATGCGGTTAAGTTCCCCGGCGGAATCGTCGATATCCGGATGGAGCTCAAGGACGCGCGGATCGAGGAAATCAAGATTTACGGCGACTTCTTCGGTGTGGGCGATGTGGCTGATGTGGAAGACGCCCTGCGCGGCAAGCGGTATGAGCAGGAAGAGGTCCGGCAGGCACTCTCCCGCCTCGATCTGAAGCATTATTTTGGCCGCATCGAGCCGGAGGATGTTATTGGTTTGATCTTTCTAGAGGAATAG
- a CDS encoding nucleobase:cation symporter-2 family protein, which yields MQETKRMTIFSLGLQHVLAMYAGAILVPLIVGRALNLTVEQLAYLVSIDLLTCGIATLLQARKGKWLGIGLPAVLGSSFVAVTPMIAIGSQYGATAIYGSIIAAGIFIMLCAVFFSKIVKFFPPVVIGTVVTIIGLALIPTGIKNMAGGANSKQFGSLENLALSFGVLIFILLLNRYTRGFIRSLSVLFGIIAGTVAASIMGKVNFSAVQDASWFHLPKPFFFGVPSFEIGPIITMIIVGTVVIIESTGVFFALSKICDQPINEKDLARGYRAEGLAFILGGIVNAFPYNTFAQNVGLVQLSKVKTTNVVVAAGGILITLGLIPKIAAFATIIPTAVLGGATVVMFGMVVASGVKMLQAVDFSNQSNLLIVACSVSLGLGVTAVPDLFAQLPQGIKIIVSDGIITGSLAAILLNIFFNFSSKKQNVPIQQAQETH from the coding sequence ATGCAAGAAACAAAAAGGATGACCATTTTTTCACTGGGTCTTCAGCATGTGTTAGCGATGTACGCTGGAGCGATCCTAGTACCCTTAATTGTTGGGAGAGCGCTAAATTTAACGGTTGAGCAGTTGGCGTATTTAGTGTCTATCGACTTGTTAACTTGTGGAATCGCAACCTTACTGCAAGCCCGCAAAGGCAAATGGCTCGGGATTGGTTTACCGGCTGTGTTAGGCAGTTCTTTTGTCGCTGTTACACCGATGATTGCCATTGGTTCGCAGTATGGGGCTACAGCTATTTACGGCTCTATTATCGCGGCCGGTATTTTTATCATGCTATGCGCTGTATTTTTTAGTAAAATCGTTAAGTTTTTCCCTCCAGTCGTCATCGGTACGGTGGTTACCATTATTGGCCTCGCGTTAATTCCCACCGGAATTAAAAATATGGCGGGCGGCGCGAACAGCAAGCAGTTTGGGAGTTTGGAAAATTTGGCACTTTCTTTTGGCGTGCTAATTTTTATTTTGCTGCTTAACCGTTATACTCGCGGTTTTATACGGTCTCTGTCGGTTCTCTTTGGAATTATTGCCGGAACTGTTGCAGCTTCCATTATGGGCAAGGTTAATTTCTCCGCAGTGCAGGATGCCTCATGGTTTCATTTACCCAAGCCCTTTTTCTTTGGAGTACCTTCATTTGAAATAGGTCCAATTATCACGATGATCATTGTAGGTACAGTTGTCATTATCGAATCAACGGGCGTATTTTTCGCTCTAAGTAAAATCTGCGATCAGCCCATAAATGAAAAGGATTTGGCCCGGGGATACCGTGCCGAGGGGTTGGCTTTTATTTTGGGAGGAATTGTGAATGCCTTCCCTTATAACACCTTTGCTCAAAATGTAGGGCTTGTTCAGCTTTCAAAAGTAAAAACAACCAATGTTGTTGTTGCCGCTGGAGGGATATTAATCACTCTCGGGCTCATCCCGAAAATAGCCGCTTTTGCGACGATTATTCCTACCGCTGTGCTTGGCGGGGCAACGGTTGTGATGTTCGGAATGGTTGTTGCGTCAGGAGTAAAAATGCTGCAAGCCGTTGACTTCAGCAACCAATCCAACCTTCTTATTGTGGCATGCTCGGTTTCGTTGGGTCTTGGTGTCACCGCTGTCCCGGATTTGTTTGCACAATTGCCTCAGGGCATCAAGATTATTGTAAGCGATGGAATCATTACAGGAAGCTTGGCGGCCATACTGTTAAATATCTTTTTTAACTTCAGCTCCAAAAAACAAAATGTGCCTATTCAGCAAGCACAGGAAACTCATTAA